TTACTATCAAACTTAATAAATATTTATTTCTTTTCATTATTTTTTATACCTCTCATGAATAATCTTAAATATTTTTTCATTTTTATTTGCTATCAAACTATATTGCCTCCCAATTTTTTAAATTGGGAGGCAATATAGTTTATTGTTTGTATTTTAAATCAATCTTTTTATTTTTATTTTTTCACACATTATTGGCATATTGGCAATTCATCCAGAGTTGGTTCTCCATCTCTTCTTCCTATTTTAGGCATATTTTCAGCTGCCCATAAAGCAGAAACCTTGTCAAACCACTCAGGTGTTGTTCTTGTATTTAAAGTCCAGTAATCACTGAAGAAACGGTCACCTAGTGCCAACCAGTCTTGATGCCAGCGCATAGCGTTACTGTATGCATAATCGGTAATCATCTGGATTGCTGCTTCCTGGTCAGTTTCATAAAGCTCTGCTGCTGCTTTTTGGATAATTGGTGTCATCTTATACAAAGATTCCAACTTAGGATCACGGAATTTGTAGAGTTCTTCAATGGCTTCATTGTATTTAAATTGAGTCATTTCCTGAACATAAGTATTTGTCCACCAGTAAGAATCTCTGTCAAAATCTTCATAACGTGAACCAATCTGGTAACCTTCCGGTAATTCCGTCATAATCGGCCAAAGAGGTGTAATATAGGAAGTATCAGGTGCACCGTAACCATACCAGCTGATTCCTTTGAAAGGAGCAGGGAGATTAGGGTCAACTTCACCAATATGAACATAACATGTTCTCATAATATTGATAGCTCTTTCATTATGTCCTGGAGTGTTGGGGTATTTCAAAGGATCGCCAAATGGCCCTGCAGCAGGTCCGGTAGAAATATCGTAATCAGTACCTTTATAGTAGTCACCTTTAATTTTAAAGATATCATGTACTGAGAGTTTCTTCTCCGGTTTTACAGAAAATGGGAAATACTCATCATCAGGATGAATATCTAATGAAGGTGCTACTAATTTTAAAGCTCTCCATTCTCTCCTGGAAGCGTAAAGACCATTGTCCGGAGCATATACATCAGCAGGACTAAATGGTTCACCTGAATCAGGATCATACCAACCCTGATCTATTGCAAAGGAAACCAAATTAGGTGAGTGCATAACATTTTCTTCATCATCCAGGTCAACATCTCTTATTCTGGCTCTATTGGCTGCTACAAAGAAATGATCATTAGGTATTCTAACTGCACACCAGATATCAAGACCATAAGCTTCCATTATCCATACTTCATCACCATCAGTAATATTGATAGTTTCGCCGCCCTGATCTATCCACTGAAATTCTTCTATCAAATCACCCATAATACGAACTGCTTCCCGGGCGGTTGTTGCTCTTTCTAATGCAATATCCTGAGCTAACCAGCAATCAACAAGTCCTGTGCTTTCGTCGCGCATTATGCGTCTTTTTTCTTCACCAAGAGGCATACTCGTATTCACATTAAATGTAGATTCACCCATAGCTACACCCATTTCGTTCATAAAGGAATAGCGGGAGTGAAAATAAGCATAGGTATGTTCAACTTGTGGTGTTTGATCCATAACAAAAGCTTTATCCCCGTAGTCAACATCCGGCCAATTGCTATAATCGACATAATCATGTCCACCAACTACGATATCTCTCATAGAACCTTCCGGCCAATCCATTGCCGGTATTATCCATAAACGGTAATCTGCACTGGAAGAATCGTCATTATGGGTAATCATTGCTGTACCATTAACAGTAGCATCCTTACCAACTGCCACAATAGTACAACCCAGATCATCAAATTCAGGGTCCCAATTCTGATCAGCCATTCCAGTTGTACCTAAAAAGGCTGTTGCTAAAACCACTATAGCTGTTAGGATTATTATTTTATTTGCTTTCATATTTTCTTTTCCTCCTTATTTTTGTTTTTTTTGCTCATTCAAGAATAACAGGTTAGGAATTTAATTGTTTTTAAGTTTCTGTCCAGGAATTAATTATTCTTATAATATGCACCTCCTCGTTATTCTAATATTTTACTTACTGCTTACTGATAGAATAACCTATCAGCATCAGAAGTTTCCGGGTTATGTAAAAAATGCATTATATCATGTTCTTCTAAGTCAAAATACGTAGGAAATTCTACTTGTATCTCCTTTTCCGGATAAAAGAATTCCATTTGTTTTATAACTTCCATTGTAGATGAAAGATGCCTTCCTACCCTGTACCATATCGGTTTTCCAAATTCTATATCATACGGAGGGTCACAAAACAATAAGCCCTGTTCTGAGGCAGTCTGCAAGAATTCACATTTTCCTTCTACCATTAATTCTTCAGTAAGTTTACTGGCAACTCTATCGATAAAAGGTTCAGCTGTTTCCATCAGAACTACTAATGCATCACTGTAATCACCAATTTCTCTGTGAGTAAGACCGCGCAATCCTCTTGGAGAAGTCTCTGTTTTCATTGGAAACTGTTCTGCACTCAGGTTCATTGCAGCCATCATAGCAAGATCATCAGCATCCTGGTGGGCAACAAAAGTGCTTACTACCGGGTACATAAGTGATGCTTCATGCATGTCAATAACCAAATCAATGTTTTCATTTCTTATCAACTCCATAAAGGCAAAAGATAGTCTTTCTGTTAAACTGCCAGTCGGGTATCCCGGATAAGTCCTGTTTAAATTACGAATATCTTCATAAGCCAGGTTCTGTCTCGATGGATAATGAATATAAGTAAACGGGTCAGGGAATTGGTCTAACTGGTTAGTATTTCTGGCTCCAATACGGAATTTTTTCTCACCCCAATCACCTTCTAAGGTAAAGTAGGAAGGATAACCAAACCCATAGTCACCCATACTCCAGGCACTTCTATTGGCAACCGGTACTAAAAATATTTTACCTTTATCAATCTTTATATTTTCAGCAGCGACATAAGCAGCAACCATGGTAGCAGGTTCATATGGATGTGTGCCACCCATCCATAACATCGTTCCACCCGGATTACCCGAATCATAGATATAAACAGGGGTATCGACCCATGTATCCTTAATACCATCAAAATAATCACTTAGCATAACTTTTTCTGTGAAATCTTCAGAAACCACAATGGATTGCTTAAAGTGACGTATATCCCATAGTTCTTTACCTCCGAAAAAGGTAATAACTAATATTACAGCTAAAATAATCAATCTTCTTACAAAAACATTATTCATTGTGAAATCCCCCTATTTAATCCGTAAAGCCCTTAACAGAAATGGTATTAAAGTGTAAGCATAGATAATATCATAAACCCAGTTTGTCCTGGTTTTTCTTTTAAACAATCCTCGTAAAAGCAATAAGGCAAAAGCTGCACATATAACTATGTAAATTATATGCACTAAATTTTGTAACATTATCATAATTACTATGTCACCTCTTCTTTCATTTTTTTAGTTTTAGCCTACTAAGAAACTTAAATCATTTGCATAAATAAGCATTAGCAAAGCAACTGCTCCCATAAATAACCAGGGAACTGATACACCTTTTAAGAAATTAAGATACGAGCCATCATATTTTACTGTTTCAATGGTCACCCGCCCTACAATCATAGAAGGTGGCAGACAATCACCTAATGGAAATATTAGTGACAGAGCCGCAGCAACAACAGTATTGTTTATTCCCATAGAATTAAACATGAATATTATAGGTACACCTATAATAATGGCACTACCATAACTTAAAGAACCTTGAGCAAGTGGTCCAAAAATTAATACCAAGGCGTATACTAATAATAGAGGTAATGTTATAAAGGTAATGGCAATTAATCCTCTAACTCCACTGGAAGTCATTATGGTAACTAAAATTCCAACACTAATAACTGTTGCCAACAGCGAGAAGACTTGCTCCATTGTGTTGACAACAACTTCATAATAACG
The window above is part of the Atribacterota bacterium genome. Proteins encoded here:
- a CDS encoding C69 family dipeptidase translates to MKANKIIILTAIVVLATAFLGTTGMADQNWDPEFDDLGCTIVAVGKDATVNGTAMITHNDDSSSADYRLWIIPAMDWPEGSMRDIVVGGHDYVDYSNWPDVDYGDKAFVMDQTPQVEHTYAYFHSRYSFMNEMGVAMGESTFNVNTSMPLGEEKRRIMRDESTGLVDCWLAQDIALERATTAREAVRIMGDLIEEFQWIDQGGETINITDGDEVWIMEAYGLDIWCAVRIPNDHFFVAANRARIRDVDLDDEENVMHSPNLVSFAIDQGWYDPDSGEPFSPADVYAPDNGLYASRREWRALKLVAPSLDIHPDDEYFPFSVKPEKKLSVHDIFKIKGDYYKGTDYDISTGPAAGPFGDPLKYPNTPGHNERAINIMRTCYVHIGEVDPNLPAPFKGISWYGYGAPDTSYITPLWPIMTELPEGYQIGSRYEDFDRDSYWWTNTYVQEMTQFKYNEAIEELYKFRDPKLESLYKMTPIIQKAAAELYETDQEAAIQMITDYAYSNAMRWHQDWLALGDRFFSDYWTLNTRTTPEWFDKVSALWAAENMPKIGRRDGEPTLDELPICQ
- a CDS encoding succinylglutamate desuccinylase/aspartoacylase family protein, giving the protein MNNVFVRRLIILAVILVITFFGGKELWDIRHFKQSIVVSEDFTEKVMLSDYFDGIKDTWVDTPVYIYDSGNPGGTMLWMGGTHPYEPATMVAAYVAAENIKIDKGKIFLVPVANRSAWSMGDYGFGYPSYFTLEGDWGEKKFRIGARNTNQLDQFPDPFTYIHYPSRQNLAYEDIRNLNRTYPGYPTGSLTERLSFAFMELIRNENIDLVIDMHEASLMYPVVSTFVAHQDADDLAMMAAMNLSAEQFPMKTETSPRGLRGLTHREIGDYSDALVVLMETAEPFIDRVASKLTEELMVEGKCEFLQTASEQGLLFCDPPYDIEFGKPIWYRVGRHLSSTMEVIKQMEFFYPEKEIQVEFPTYFDLEEHDIMHFLHNPETSDADRLFYQ